The genomic region GGAACTGTGGGTTGATTGGATTTTGCAGAGAACAAAGCAAGAAGATGTCTCTGAAGAACAAGTATAATTGTCACCATATATCATTTTTGCATTCCGAATTCGTTGCTCATTAGTTTGTTAGTATAAGCAAGAAGTTGCCTATTGGTTTCAAAAGATGTAATACTAATATTATTAAGGCACCTCATCATTTCAGCTGATAAAGATGATTTACTATAGTCTCTCAAATTGATTCAGCTTAATTTATGATTCGTGCATCTTTTCTATCACTTTCAGTTTTAATGCATCTTTTTAATCATGGACACTTTTAGCTGCTTTAGCATTTTTAGATTATTTAGTATTCAGCTGATAAAGATTATTCACTATAGTCTCTCAATAGCCCTTACCTTCTGGGAAAGGAAATTTTATGTTGGTGCCTGGTGCCATGGTTACATTCTGTCCACGAGCAGAGCAAATCATTTTTACTTTCATGAATAGGTCATCAACATGGAGTGGGTAACTTTCGTTCATCACACCTTCCCCTTACACAATATGATCAGGCTCTTCATGTTTGACTTATGGTAGATGGTTTAGTTTGATCTAGATTTGACCAGGGCTTTTGTTTTGTTCTACAGATCTTTGAGAAGATAATTTCTGGGATGTATTTTACGAAACTTTTCTCAAGTCTTTCGCAATATGATATGCCCCGTGTGTTATTCAATCAATCGAACAATAGTAATTTGTGTATTTAAAATAGTATTCAGCATATAGATTTTAGTTAGCCTCACTATATCTGTTTTGTGTATATGTAGAGGAAAACTGCAGTTCATTTTTTCGCAGGCATCACAGCTACAGGGTTATGTTTCTGATCAAGGATGGAAATGATCAAGCCACAATTTTGCTCATGCGAGAGCATCGTTGTCGAAAAGAAAACATCAAAACATTCTGCCAAAACATATCATTCATGTACATGGATGGATCAAGCTTCTCAAGCTGAAGCAAGAACCTAATCAGCTTCTATATTTTAGACTTTAGTATAGATATTGATCTCTAAAAACAAAGACAGTAGTTGCTAGAACGATACCATGTAGCCAATATATATCTTTGCTGATAGGCATCTCCCTATTTTCGATAAACAATGTGGATGCCCTGCTGTTATCATAATACTAGCAATATTTTGTAATCAATTTTGTAATTATGGAGCAGATACTTGAAACAAGAAAATCACAATGCATTCTCACAGTAAACTTAACAATAAGTTGATGACTATATTAGTCCCTACCTTGACAAAAAAAAACAAAATTAGAGCCTGTTGCGGTACCAAATCCCGCAGCCGCAGCAACGCGCGGCCAACTTTTTTAGTTTTATATATATGGGCTGAAATCACCGAATCAAATCTCATGAATCACCAATTTGTTATTAGTCATTAGCTTGCTTTCATTGTTGTTATTATTTCGAAGTAAAGTTAGGTGAACCGCATTTTAATAAACTACATACGTGTCAACTTATGTGATATATACAACGAATGATTAAAATATTTTATTAAATTACGTGATCGTGTCACAAATGTAAGGTCTAGACGGTTTACAAAACATGGTTCACCAGCATTATTGATTTATTGCCCAACTAAGTATTTTTTGTTGGTCTAACTATCAACGAAAAAAGGTTAAGCAATATAATACAGTGAATAGTTGGGTATTCGGTATTCCAATACACAAGTTTGTAGTTTGTACAAAGGGTCAACATAAAGAAGTCTTTGAGGCTGCTATATAAATGCAGTGGACAAACACCCCACAGTTCTACATCTTGATGGTGATTTTACAAAAGGTATTGGCAATAAAGTGGTCTTGAACTCTAAAAAATTTACCACTTGCTTTGATTTTTGGGCCTAGTGATTGGTTTTCTAGCCCAACAAACCTAGTCGGGCGCCTCTGCTTCTATTCTGGTTTCTGGCCCCTGGCCCAAGTTCAATAACAAATGACTAAGCCTGACTAGCCGTCACGATGAACGACACGCCGGAGATTTGCAGCATCACTAGGAAGGAAGGCCATGGCAGGTTTGAGTTTCTGTTCCCTTTATTTCATTCCCTTTACCATTTTTGCATGTGTTTAAACTTTGAATACAAATATCCAGTACTTCTTTAGTTAAGGGTTACCTATAATGTTGTACCTGTAATAGCTTAAAGACATGAAATTACATGCTTTGGAATGGATCAATTAAAGCTCTTGTGAATAAGAGGGCGGTTCAACAGCACATTTCCTTCCCTGTCCTTCAAAAACTTGACCTTGATTTTCTGAAGAGTGGCTAGAGCCTCTTGCATATTTAACCTCTCTTCTGATGATTCGGCAGAACATGAAAGAGCCAATCGCATAATGGATGCTAAACACTCCTTCCTAACAGTATCATTATCTTCCTGTGTTCCAAGTAGATTGGTATCAACAACTTTAGCTATTGCATCTGCAAATAGTGAGTTTGCAACCCATTGCTTTAAACTCATCTCCCCAACAAACATTTCATCTGTTGGCTTCCTTCTTGTGAATGTTTCCATCAATACAATCCCAAAACTATACACATCCCCTCTTCTAGTGACAATCCCTTCTCTTCCGTACTCTGCAATATATGATCAAACAAATTCTTTAGGATAACAACAATCACAATATACATAAAGTTGAAACATAAACTAGCAAGTACATCACCTGGAGCCATATAACCAATGGTCGCTAGCGTCATCGTTTGAGTCATAGAATCTCCTGTGCCTAATAGTTTTGCTATGCCAAAATCAGCAACATGTGCAACCATGTCATCATCTAGTAAAATATTGTTGGGCTTCAAGTCACAATGAACAATAGGTGTTTCATAATCATGATGAAGATACTCCAAAGCTGATGCAACATCTATCATGATATCCAACCTTTTCAGCAAGTTCAAAGAACAGTTATGAGAATACAACCACTTCTCCAGGCTCCCATTAGGCATGTAATTCAGTATAAGAGCTTTGAAATCATTTTGAGAGCAGCAACTGATGATTCTGATAAGATTTCGGTGACGAATATTGCTTAGCATTTCACATTCAACATCAAAACTTGTAAAAGCCCCTTCTGTTTCTAAATTCAAAACCTTTATGGCCACATCTACTCCGTCTGAGAATGTTCCTCTATAAACTGAGCCAAAACTGCCAATGCCAAGTAAGTTGCTCACACTGAATCCATTTGTTGCAGTTAGAAGCTCATGGTATGAAACCCTTCTGTATAGGGGTTGAGGCCAGTAGGAAGTTTCTATTGTAGCTTCCACATTCTTATTTTTTCGTAGCATCAACCAAATTATGGAGATCAAAAGAAACATTGCTGACAAGATCCCTGGAATAACATATCTCAAGATAGATGTACCACTTTTCTTTCTGCATGGTTGAACATGAAATCGGTATACACCACAGAGTCCACGGTTTGAAACAAACGATTGAGCAGACAAGTTTGTGAAAGGTCCGCCTGTTGGAATTTCTCCTTGGAGTTTGTTGAAAGACAAGTTCAGATACTTGAGATATGAGAGTGCTTCGAGAGACTTTGGAATCATTCCAGATAGATTGTTCTGGGATAAATCCAGACGTTCTAAGCTTAACATGTTCCCAAACGAACTAGGAATAAGGCCTTCTAAATTATTACTTGCCAAGGACAGATTGACCAAATTTTGTAGACTCTCAATACTACTTGGTATGCTACCGGATAATTGGTTGTTTGATAAATCCACATCTGTGACAACTTTCAAATTGCCAAAACCTTCTGTAAGAGGTCCAACTAGAGAATTGGATGAAAGATTTAAGCGAAAGATATCTGTAAGCCCCCACAATGTAGATGGTATTGTGGATGTTAACAAATTGGACTGTAAGAATAGACCTCTTAGAGCTGCATTTAGATTACCCAAGCAGGCAGGTATGGCACCAGTAAGTTGATTCTCATACAGACTCAACTCATTTAGATGGTTTAGTTGACAAAGTTCATCTGGAATGTGTCCTTGCAACTTATTACCATGCACATCCAGAAGTTGGACATTCGGTAATCTTCCCAGTGAAGTTGGAATTGGTCCACTCAGTTCATTTTCTGCAAGGTCTAAGAGTGTTAAGTTGGTCAAGTTGCCTACATGATTGGGGATGTTACCTCTCATGTTGCAGTCAGCTAAGTAAATGAATTCAACTGATGCTGAGAGATTACTAAAGGAAACCGAAAGCTTGGAGTTTAATGGATTGTCTGACAAGGCTAATGTGCTCAGATCTTTAAGACTTGCCAAACAAGAGAAAAAATTTACTCCTGGACTAGAAGTATCAATGGTGAAATTATTCTGGTGTAAGGTAAGCCGACGAAGGTTTGTTAAGGCACATAGCTCACTAGGAATAAAGCCTGAAAACAAGTTTGAGCCAAGCTCTAGCCGTACGAGCTGAGAAGCATTGGAGATGGATTTAGAGAATACTCCACGAAGCGTATTTCCTCCTATGAACAAAAATATGAGGTTTGGAAGTCCAAGGCCTACGTTTGCTGGCAGGGTGCCTGAGAGCTGATTGTCGTGAAGATCCATCAGTGTTATTGTCGAAATGTTGAAGATTGAGGATGGGATGAGGCCATCGAGATTATTAATTCCGAGGGCCAATCTATCTAAACTTGGAAGATGACCAATCTCATGTGGTATAGTCCCTGCCAAAAGGGGTTGATTAACTGGTATGTTTAAATCTCACGGGGCTATAGATGTGTTCCAAATAGTCTGTGCTATATCAGTATATATATTGTATTTTCATTTCTTTGGTTGTTCATATAATTATAATCTGTTTATCTGCTCACTTGTCAGTTAAAAACATACTAACCTATTATCAGCAATTATATGATCGATCAGTCAGTTTACCCACATTGAATGACTTAAGAAACAAAACCATGATAGGAACAATATTAGTTGACAGTATGATGGAATACCTGTCAAGTAGTTCCAGCCAAGGTCAATCATCCTTATCTGGGTTAAGTTGCCAATATTGGATGGAATTGGACCATCAATCTGGTTGTAAGCCAAATCCAACTGTTGAATGCTAGGAAGATGTTGATATATATTCTTTGGAAGACTACCATTCAAACTGTTTCTATAGAAAGTCAAAGTGATCAAAGAAGACATGTTGAAGACAGCAAGAGGAACATGCCCTTGCAAGTCATTGAACTGCACAAACAACTTCTCCAGTTGATTCAAGATGCCAATCTCGTTTGGAATTTCTGAAAAATCAACACATATATATTAAACTCAATCACCTACAAGCTGTCTGATCAATAAACTCCATATTATCCATCTGCATCGATCTTACCTCTGAAATTATTATTATCAAGGTATATCTCCTTCAACTTTGTTAGGTTTCCAATTTCTCTTGGTATACTACCTGTTTATAATTTCTATTGGTGTTAAATTATATATATGAATATAATGAACAAAGCTAACTGTGATGGTAGGTAGGTTAATTACTTTTACCTGATAGCTGGTTATTGCTCAGGCTGATTACTTGGAGAGCTGTTAAGTTGAAGATGGCAGCAGGTATGGAACCTGAAAATTGATTACCATACAGGTCGAAGGTTTCGAGTTTCGATAAGGAACCAAACCATGATGGAATGGCTCCCATAAAATTGTTGAATCTGAAACTGATGAGCTTCAATCGGTGCAAACGTCCCAATTCCAAAGGCATGGCACCATGAAAACTGTTGTTTCTTAAGCTAAGCTCAACAAGGAACGATAGGTTGCCAAGTTCCGGAGGAATGGTGCTCGTGAGTCCCATATAAGAGAGGTTCAAGACTGAGACTCTAAAGTGGCGTGCACCACAAGTAATACCAACCCAGTTGCAAATAGGGGTAGTGGTTGACCAATTAGTGGAGATGATGTTACCAGGGTCGCTGGTGATACGAGCTTTGAGAGCAAGAAGAGCAGACTCATCTGTAGTGAGACTACTGTTGGTTAGTGCTGCCACCATAGTTAAGCAGCAAGCCGCGGCCAGGAAGAGCCAAGTAAGTCTCTCCATTGTTGGATGCTGGAACGAAAATGGATTTGTGCAGAATGTGCGGCTTGACATATATAGACAACCATAGTTGTGAATGCAATCACACACGCAGAGACTAGTGAGAGCAATAATTGAGAGGGTTAGCTGAGCCTGAGCTTTCTGCCTGACTTTTAGTCATATCAGAATCACAAGACGTTGAAAGGTTTGATCAGAACACGTATAGAGGTTCAAAATGTGTGGAAGTTAGTAAGTGAATGGATGGAGATGCAATGCAACTATGGTACATATATAAATCTTTTCTGACTATACGGTTTGTTACTTCAGGCTAGTTAATTTATGTGCCTGACATTAACCCTTCAAAGATAGTTGACCTGCCAGAAACTTACAATGCAGCTTGGTGTCTACTAGTAAAACGAAAGATCGCTTGCTGCTATTATCATGTGTACAGAGAATTGAGATTGAAAATTTAATCAAGTTGATTTCAGATGTAATTTGCAGGCTAGCTAGCTGTCGATAGAAAACTTCCTTTTGTCTTCAACTATACATAGAAGGTATAATTGTTTGAAGTTCATTACAGAAACTCTACTATTACCTCAAATAAAGGCAGAAGCATACAGCACACTCTGCGTCCTTATAAAAACTTCTTCTTGAAATCTTGATATGTTCAAGGCTGCAACTCCAAATTGTTGAGCACACAAGTAACGCGAAGCCAGTAGCAAACAGGGCTAGCTAGTGATCGACCACTTGGTAAATATCATGTTTTAGTGAAAGAAGAGCAATTAAGCTGGTATGTTGCGACTTGTGAGATGTTCTTTTGTGCTGCCATGGTCAAGTTGGTATACAAGAGTGTACCAGCACCTACGTTATCCACAGGAGCAACTAACTTCTCTCCATTGTATGCAGATGTGGATTATATTGCTGAGGCTGAAATCTGAGAACGTAAATTGTTTTGATCTATGCATAATGCATGGACAGCGTTGTGATCATTCGATCATTAATGTCAGTACCATATTTTTGATAATGTCTTGGTAAGTAACTGATTATAAGAATATGCCTCCAACAAGTTTGTTGTATCCTTTTGCCGTCTTGCAGCTATATATGACTTCTTCTGTGCTGAAGAATTCAACTTCTCTAACTCACAAGTCATCCAAAGAGAAGTTGGTTCTTTAATAGATTGGTGATCAGCCAAGCTAGTTTCAGGTGTAAATCCTTTTGTATAATATAATTTTATGACCAAACAGGCCAAACAGGTCCAAAACCTTGTGGCATTTCAACCATTCAAACATTCACAATAGAGAGTGATTGCTCTCTGTAGTGAATGGTATTCAATTATTCATAGTAGACTTTGGATTCTCCTTCATCCAAATTCTTTGGCTTTTATTTTGACTGGCATTCCTGAAATGAGTTTCCAATCTTATGATATGCATACAGGACCATTTGGCATCTTCTAGATTTTGGGTAATTTAAATTGAGCCATGAGGCCATAAATGAAAATCAGCGGCTATTTTTCCCCATCAAGCTATAAAGTAACAGCCTCAGATGTTTACCCCCCAAAGGAAGTTACAGCATGTCCCATAATATTCGGCCTGTTGCTACAGGGCTTCACCATTTTGTCCCACTTCTTGTTTCCTGATCACAAAAGCCCAGAAAACACAGCTTCTGATTGTGACAAGTGGTGCTGTCTGGACCATGTGATTAAGCTACAGTGCATGCACTATACCAGTAGCAGAAGCCTGCAGAGTTCAGAAATAGACCAGCCAGGCTATACAGTAGTGATAGACATTTTCCAGTTTGACCATAATCTAAGATACACTGTTTATCGTTGACCACCGACGGTCCTAGGCCTTTTAATAACCCACATTCTTGAGAACGCTAATATTACTGGGAATTTCATGTTCTATTTTGCTAAGATAAAAGCAGTACATTTTCTATTTGGGTGCAATCATCACATGATTAAATCTTCAGTGTTAATTATCCTTGTATCACTGTTTTTCTTAATGAAAATATGTAATAAATAACTGGAAAAATCATTTCCCCTGCAGAATAGTGGTCAAAACAGTGCTTAAAGGCAGTCCCAGACAGAATGATTGGGCACACGGCACACCCTTTTCAAACACCTTGGCTAAATGGCCAAGGCTGGTTGCAAAAGAAAATGTTCAGATCCTCAGCTGCACAAAGTTGAATTTATGCTTTCTATGTAAATTTGAAACAATCTTACTTTTGTCTGTAATAATATTTTTTCATGATTTTTGAAACGCTCTCATCGATAATTTTAACTAGTAACTCAACTCTTTTCACAAGGAACGCTTATTCTTGATGAAAAAACAGTATAAAAAACTGAGACTAGTATTATAATAGCAACTTTTTTCTTTCGGCTAATGAGTAAGTTGAGGGGAAATGATTAGGGTAATGTGAATAAGAAATTGAAGAAGTTGATAGATGGGTCAAGGAAGAAATAGAATACAGAAGTTTATACAGATGGTCAACAAATTGAAGTCTTTGAAGACTGCGAAAAGGACAATGTTGCCTTCAAAAAATATTAAGAAGAATAGGGTGAGCTTTCAACTCTGTGACTCACTATTCTCTCATTATTCATGTTCCAATTTTTCTTATTTATATTGGGTTTCTCAGATGTGCCATTTACTAATTTGATCAAGTTATTTAAAAACCCAGCAACTGTCAAGTTCATACCAGACTTGGTAGCATAAATATGGAGTTCAACTGCCTACAACCCCACACTGTTGATACTGGAATTGGACCACAAAGATTGTACTTGATGAAGCTATCCTGTAATTCTCATTGTCGGATAAACTTGGATATCAAGTAATTTGTGCATTTTTGTTGATTTTAACCTAGTTTGGAAGTATTGGCAAAAGATTTAGTTTGGTTTTGTTTTGTGGCTGCACCAAAGATTATAGGAGGGTTTGGCTCTCTTTTAGATGTAATGATTCTCTCGCTTTCTTGATCAAAGGTAAGCGTTATATTCAAACTAATGTCATTATGATTTATTATCGTATAATCAATTAATTCATGTTGTAATGTTAATTTTTATTAGTTAATTTATGAATTACTTGTGTCTTCTTAATGCGTTAACAAATAAATTTGTTTCTTAAGAACGTACTTATTTTCATTTTGGTTTGATAAAGTTAAAGACGTTTCGCACAATCTAATCACATATGATTGATTCTTGTATATTGTATAACAATCAGTAATTAGGTGAACACGCGTATTTCATAAATTAACTTGTGCGTTACGTAGAATCTTTTATTTTTTGATTATGTTTATAATATTTAGCTAATTATATAATCATAAATAATTTTTTTTAGTCATGGCGTAATGTTTAACACCTTACTCGGTGCGTGATCCTGATTCCTGATCACAATAATACTTCATCATTATTTGACTAAAATAGATATATGACAATTACCATTCTTGTGAAAATTTGCTCTGTTCAAGAAGCAGAAAACCAGGGGAGAAGGAAAAGGAAGAGACAGAGACAGAGACAACAGATTGGCAAGGGCAAAGTGGTGATTTCAGCTCAAATAACAGGGTCCCCCTTGTGTGAGAGAAGGAGCAAAACCTGAAAAAGAAAAGCTGGAATCACATGGCTTTGTTGTTTGTCTAATTGTCTTTGAGAATAGAGTCTCACCACCTCAATTTCTTCATTCCTCTCTTTCTTCTTCTTCTTCTTCTTCTTCTTCTTCCTTCATCCACCACCACCATGGCTCAATAATGACCACCTTACCCCCCACAACCACCTCCTTCTTCTTCTCATTCTCTAAATCCCCACACCAATAACACCTTTGACTGGTTTTGTTGCTTGCTCATTGGAGAAAGAGAAAGTTTTGGCACATCAACACCAGCCTCACCATGGCTGATGATAAGGTAGACCACTTACTCTCGTCAAACTTGCTAAAGATGGAAACTTTGGTTGAAATTCAGCTCACCCACAACTCAAAGTCTCTTGCTTTGATCTGGATTTGGGTGTGAGTTCAATTTCAGCTGATTTCAGGGGTTGTTCTGGGTTTTTTTAGCTGAGTATTGGGTCAGCTATATGTTTTTCTGAGATCAAAATGGTTTTGAGCTTTGAGTGGGGATGGTTTTCATTGAAAGGTTGAAGCTTTTGTGTAATTTTGGTGTGAATCTGCATCACATTCACTTCATGAGCACCTGATCCATCTCTAACTTTTCATTATTGTGGATGCTCTATCATGGGTTTTGTTTTTTTATTATTTGAAAAATGAAAAATAAAGGTGTGCCTTGTTCAAGATTTGAGCTATATCTTCTTCTTTCTTAGCTACCTTTCCTCTGGCCACACTCTTCTTCATATGGTGTGCTTGGCACTTAAAAAGTTCTTCTTGTAGCCTATTTTCGGTTGTTTTGTGTAGAATTTGATATATCCTTGTAGTGAATTTGCTTCTGATAATATTGAACTTGGTGTATTTATGCAGGAAATGGCTGCTTCTGTCGTAGATGGTAGCGATCCAACTGGTCATATAATTTCCACAACCATAGGAGGCAAAAATGGAGAGCCCAAACAGGTGACCATTCTGGGAATTTCTGTTTTGGATCTGTTTCACTTCCAGTTTACTTCTTGAAGGGTTAAAAATATGATTGTTAAGTCAATTTTTGAGATCTAGATGTTTATAGCTGATCAGAATTCATGTTTTTCTCATAAGAAGCTGATGTTTGTTTGGTTTTATGCCTTGTAGACCATTAGTTATATGGCAGAGCGTGTTGTGGGAACTGGGTCATTTGGAATTGTATTCCAGGTAGGTTGAGTCATTGTCTTCCCAGTTGCTGTACTAGTGCTAGTTTGTTTGTGAAATACGATGATGACTGATGATTCTTTTCTCTCAGGCGAAATGCTTGGAAACTGGTGAGACTGTGGCCATAAAGAAGGTTTTACAGGACAGAAGGTATAAGAACAGGGAACTTCAATTGATGCGTGTAATGGATCATCCAAATGTGATTTGTTTGAAGCATTGTTTCTTCTCTACAACAAGCAAAAATGAGCTTTTTCTCAATTTGGTTATGGAATATGTTCCGGAGACTATGTATCGGGTTATAAAGCATTACAGCAATGCAAACCAGAGAATGCCCCT from Fragaria vesca subsp. vesca linkage group LG3, FraVesHawaii_1.0, whole genome shotgun sequence harbors:
- the LOC101313199 gene encoding putative receptor-like protein kinase At3g47110-like; this encodes MERLTWLFLAAACCLTMVAALTNSSLTTDESALLALKARITSDPGNIISTNWSTTTPICNWVGITCGARHFRVSVLNLSYMGLTSTIPPELGNLSFLVELSLRNNSFHGAMPLELGRLHRLKLISFRFNNFMGAIPSWFGSLSKLETFDLYGNQFSGSIPAAIFNLTALQVISLSNNQLSGSIPREIGNLTKLKEIYLDNNNFREIPNEIGILNQLEKLFVQFNDLQGHVPLAVFNMSSLITLTFYRNSLNGSLPKNIYQHLPSIQQLDLAYNQIDGPIPSNIGNLTQIRMIDLGWNYLTGTIPHEIGHLPSLDRLALGINNLDGLIPSSIFNISTITLMDLHDNQLSGTLPANVGLGLPNLIFLFIGGNTLRGVFSKSISNASQLVRLELGSNLFSGFIPSELCALTNLRRLTLHQNNFTIDTSSPGVNFFSCLASLKDLSTLALSDNPLNSKLSVSFSNLSASVEFIYLADCNMRGNIPNHVGNLTNLTLLDLAENELSGPIPTSLGRLPNVQLLDVHGNKLQGHIPDELCQLNHLNELSLYENQLTGAIPACLGNLNAALRGLFLQSNLLTSTIPSTLWGLTDIFRLNLSSNSLVGPLTEGFGNLKVVTDVDLSNNQLSGSIPSSIESLQNLVNLSLASNNLEGLIPSSFGNMLSLERLDLSQNNLSGMIPKSLEALSYLKYLNLSFNKLQGEIPTGGPFTNLSAQSFVSNRGLCGVYRFHVQPCRKKSGTSILRYVIPGILSAMFLLISIIWLMLRKNKNVEATIETSYWPQPLYRRVSYHELLTATNGFSVSNLLGIGSFGSVYRGTFSDGVDVAIKVLNLETEGAFTSFDVECEMLSNIRHRNLIRIISCCSQNDFKALILNYMPNGSLEKWLYSHNCSLNLLKRLDIMIDVASALEYLHHDYETPIVHCDLKPNNILLDDDMVAHVADFGIAKLLGTGDSMTQTMTLATIGYMAPEYGREGIVTRRGDVYSFGIVLMETFTRRKPTDEMFVGEMSLKQWVANSLFADAIAKVVDTNLLGTQEDNDTVRKECLASIMRLALSCSAESSEERLNMQEALATLQKIKVKFLKDREGNVLLNRPLIHKSFN